CGGTCCCAAGTGCGTTGATGTAAGCAACCTTGAGTAAGCAAAATATTACAGAACGATATTTCAATGATTTGTTAATAACTTCGATAAATTTTTGCAATATTAGATGTTTTGTTATGTTGAATTTCATTACCATATCCATACTTGCTTTAAAAAACCATGTGTACTTTTTTAAGACGCATACGTTAATAATTTTCCACCTAAACATAGTTCATTTAATGTATGGAATACCTTAGTATTAAAAGTGTACAAATGATTTGTAAAAGTAAGTAGGAATATTTTCGTGAGCAAACGAAAATCagcaaatataaataaatcaattattactTATTGTCGGGGCTGTCACGGAAAACGAAACGTTGAAAAAGCAAACCGTTTACGACTTGACAATATCGAAGTATATAACAAAATGTTACAATAAACTACTATTATGTAATAGATAACTACCTACTGTCACAAAACTGTAAACAAATATTAGTGAACTGTGATTATGATTACTTAATGtcatttatattatacaatgacttattttagttagttagtaACGGAAAGTAAGTTAGAGGCATATTGTAATGAAATGAaccattaatattttattaatagatCAACCGTTTCTAAAATTATCTGAAGATATAGGGAGAgtggaaatatgaaaaattatctcAAATCTCTCTGGCCAAAACCAGCTATGGTAATTCGGACCCAAATGTGCTACTTCAAGTAGCTAAAGCTCAACTACAGACattgatcattttttaaataaaaaacattgtatTTCCTGACCAAGCAAAATATTGCTTAAACTGTGGAGTGAAATTTCTCTGTAGTTTCTATGGAATAAAGGCTGTACAATAAAAGAGATTTAAAATCAAGATGctttatcaacaaaaatgtacgaggaaattatttgaaatgaatgaatgtttATTTTGCATAATGAGTTGAAGAATTTTATCTAgctttagaattatttataacaGAAATCATTTGAGTCCTCCAAACTTTTGTTTcgtttctttccaaattggtctatatttttataaaattttttttttgataatttcaattgGTGAAACTTCAGTGAATATCTAAAACACTATGTCATTAGACAGCTGCTAATTGTACCAATCTAAAATAAGCTGATATCAAGAATATTTCCATCACAATATTATAGATATGAGACAGATATGATGTGggtaaaagaagaaaatatgggAAATTGTTTTCTCTATCTATCCAAATAAACGATCAGTTGAAAAAtcaatgaatagttttgttcgTATTGTTTGATTGATATTCTATATCAGTGGTAGATGAAaaacacaaaagaaaaaactgttACCACCGAAGAAAGAGTATGATATACTGTAAACATCCTTTACAAAAATGTGTATCCGTACTAAATTCGTTTACACAGAAAATTGACAGACGATGATAATTTCATGAACGCCCCCTTGTTATGTTGaatataatatactttttgGCGATGAAGTTACTTTAAACACAGAACGGACCGCTGAACAGGTATAGATTTCATTATTGCTCCACAAACAATCCGTAATTGTAAAAACTCGTGGTCCAAGTAGATAGCGTATAAACGTTTGGAGTGGTATTGTTTGGATTTCTTTAGGAATAATTTGCCACAATTACTTCAGAATGTTCAACTCGATAGTATTTggcaaataatttttgttttcgcaCAATGGTGCTCCAGTTCATCAGTTACAGTACATTGAATCTCCTTCCTACATATAAAAGAACTACAATCTCATGCTAAATCAGCTAAATCGACGACAGATCGGCGGATTAGCGGATGCTAAGGCcactaaaatttttcatataaattaattgaactGAAATTATGGGAAttagtataaatttatttgtgtgtattttccaatttattgatagttgttattaaaaaattttgaggtgaCAGTTCATATTTTACGCAGCCAGTAGGATAGTGGGAATGGTCTTAGAGTTCCTTCTTATTTTCAAACGTTTATACACTATCACCGGAGAAACAAGATTTAAGATTCCAGGAATGCACCTTAGGATCATCTGTATTTTGTCAGCCATTATATCTATGTCAGATTCCTCTTTCCCAAAATCCTCTGGAGATTCTCTGTGCTATATTTTATCTtactagaaaaataatattatttaattagaCATCTCTGCATTATtctaaattgaaatgaaaagtcTTTGTTAAGGATTTGGACAACCATCTTTATACAAAcaagaaaaattgttatattatcATATGTTACctattcatatattatataatattgaacatcaaATATACCTTTGTATGAAGTGTGAACCGTCGAAATAGATAATATCGCAATATAACTACAAACAAGTTTAACTATTATTGAGTGGGACAATACACAGCAGATCATACAATCGAGTTCCTCCTATAATCAAGTTTGAACAaatatataatcgattattccaattttttaaaaacatttttatgacACAAAAAAATAGGGATCCCTCGAAAACTACGATTGCCTTCGGAGCCGCGGTTACAAAAAGTCAAACTTATTTTCTAAGTGCCAACTTGCAATATAGTTTTCACAAATGTAATTGCTATATTGTAACAAGCCTTTGAATATGACAGAAATGTGAATGCTTTTAAGATCATCATCACAAATTCTCTTAGTTCACTGATTCCAAAGAACAAGTTCATATTAGTTATccttatttatgaaaattgggtCACAACTGCCTTCTTATATCCTTTTGGATTGAATTTACCTGAATACTTACCCATATAATTTCagcaaatataattttaacataatatcAATATCTACTTCCGCAGTGAAAGGTTATCTGTTAAGTATTAAGTACTTCAATCACCTTCATttataaaagttgaattttatggcaatgaaaatatacaaaaggaATGGAAGTGAAAATATAGTAATTGCTATCGTTTTCTGCTGCTACTAATCTACGTCACACGTGATATAATTAACTGTTATctcaatgaaatttttgttcaaagGAAGAATGATATTGacatttctatgaaaatatttagaaaaatgttttctggTACTAGTAGACGAGCCAGTGAAATTTTTGAGTAACGATTTAGTTGAGCACTGTTTTTTGAGTGACTGTTTAGATCTCTTTTCaaagaaaatcagtttaaaattataaataaaagattgaCGTCTGtgttagaacaaaaaaatcttaAACACCCCAAAAcagaagaagtaatattatatatcaagtaccttgtagTATTGGGACGCTGTAATTGTGACATAGGAacacatctcagtatttagaaaatacattaaaaggtcaatacgatgaaaatataaaactgtaATTATGAACCACGACATATTGAGAAACacataaagattcaaaaattcttgaaacggaatcaaataATCGAAATATAGAATTCTTACAAATGAAAACAATCTAGTACAAacttttgagatgtaaaaactaagggagaattaatttttgtttttaaaacagatttttcttttgattttattttcattttgatctTTATGGTgcaggtgatctattgatcaatataattaGGCAAATTGTCTGTGTCAAGTCATATTCTGATAAAGAACGAAAAaggttgaaattttaattttttagttattttgaattgattttcactaaaataagacctaaaatcaagacaatttttcacaaaaattatatgaaaagttctaagaagtaaaaagttgaaattttttaaaaaattgttggaaGAAAGTTCGTATAATTAATTATGACActaaaattatgattatatcaCAATTTGAGCGTTCCCGgatagaaatttatataatataagtgaaaataaatGCAGTCATTTTGTTCACCCAATTATCATATACACTTGAAATAACCTACACAATATACTAAAAACTGAGGCTTaggagaatattaaaaatttcatttcaatcgaTCTGCCAAAGTTATATCAATTATTGTCGGTTCTCTGAGGAAAAAATCTATTACAgccttttataaataataaaagatgtTCCCTTGAAACCGCCATCGGTTCCAATCCTCACGAATAACACTTAGCTAGTCCTATCACAACAGTCTCTTAAAAAAGAGGCATTAACTGAATCATCAGTCAAAAATGTCATCTCTTACCATAATCTACTGATATATGATGAGTCACCGATATTAATACACATAAGGCTGATTGAATAATGTTTCATGTAACTCAGTTTTGCCGTTATTGAGGAAATTACAGTACAAGTACCATCCGCTTTATATTCGGATGTATCAATATTTCTACGGCGACAACATTTTCGACAGAATGGGGTTTTCTTCAGGAGCATTTGATTGAATCGCAGAGGTAgaagatttttccaaatttgtgtTATTCACAGACGGATCTACTTTAATCATAGTGGTCTAGTGAATACTATTACGGCACTGAAAATAGGCACTTGTTTCATTCTGTGGATCGCCTCTATCCCTATGATTCTTAAAAACGGCGATTTGGAGCATATTCTTccaaatttataagaaaagaTATTGCTAAAATTAGATGGCGGTACAGCACATTTGCTCTAAGATATtatctgaataaaaaaatttcctaatGAATGAATAGAAAGGAGAGTgcacataaaaaatattgtatataatttttggtGTTTATAACTTCAGAACATCAAATGTGAGTGTGTGAGTAGTTGAGGATTTCAGATATTTACTCAAATTGTACAGTTTTAAAGATGCTTTCTTTGATGGTTTTTCATTCGCCTTTGTCAACTTccggtatatatatatatatatatatatatatatatatatatatatatatataaatttcttaattttgtttattctttttttgaatatgttaacattttttccggataattatttcctttttatgcagttttttgctttttgaatagctatgCATATATCTGGATCTGATAGCTGAATAGAtatatcagccaaacttattatcactgatcttttttgtgacataggatgacacgaattgaagtttaaatatcttgaggaccaagttggtttcgtgtACTATtttgttcttatgttattgttaattttatataatgtgacatcaagaaaattgattctattattttgtccaatctcgattgtgaattgagttttttatgataagaatactacaatcaatttcaaaacaaaatgaaatgaaacatcaaaacataaaacatttttccttaccatatgtgaaaggactttcccaacaaatATGGAGTTATTTTAatggtaatggaagatcttgagggaACGGTGCTAAGCAagtttgatataaatattccattattttttcgatatgtagatgattgcattactgctgtaccaaaaaatcaaattgagaacataagtaaaaaattcatttccataataagtttggctgatagatctatccaaccatcagatcctgaatttagatgcttagctattcaaaaaacaaaactgcattgaaagaaaataattatccggaaaaaatgataaataatatattcaagaaaaagataaacagatactacaatcaatttaaaaacaaaattgaaacgaaacatcaaaacataaaacatttctccTTACCACATATGCACAAGGACTTtgccaacaattatcgaattatttcaataaatctgatattagtataagtcataaaggacatagtacattatccaaatatttgactaaattaaaatccaaaacaccaaaaaacaaaagaagtaatattatatatcaagtgccttctACTAATTGTAACGCTGTGTACATATGTCAaatatctcagtatttagaaaatagactaagaggtgaTCAATACGacaaaaaattggactgcattaacaaaccatgaaatatcaaaaaaaaaaaaatataaattcattcataaagattcaaaaattcttgaaacgaaatctaatacacgaaaaagagcatttttagaaatggttcacattcataagaacgcaAAAGTTGTAAATGATAAAaggatctaaataatttaagtaaaatttatagctctattttgttaattctaataaatttaattgattaccgctatatatttgagatgtggaaaccaaagaaaaaaataatctttcttattggaacaaagttctcagttgattttatccttattttgatattcatgatgaaggtgatctatagatcaatataaataagcaaattttcagtgtcaatatttttgatagacttagagaaaagtcgaaacgtcaaaatgtatctttcttttgaaaactataaaaaaaattttaaaacagaagaggactaacatatatatatatatatatatatatatatatatatatatacatatatatatatatatatatatacatatatatatatatatatatatatatatatatatatattttttttattacgaaatatatataaatatgttattattatatgtatttattatatataataaataggtATTCAAAGTCATGTTCGAATTTTAATTTGTGTAGGGattaaaataaaagacaagGTACAAAAGACAGTTTTGAAGCATCACTTGGTATTTTTATATTGACACTGGTTGTGAATATTCATGGgcaaataatcattattattcatTGCTATTTAAAGCTAGTCAAACCATATTGTTAAGTGACTAAACTATTAATAAGATTGTATTTATTGACCTATAacctttcaaattatttctataatcgAGTATATTTTTATGCTAAAGGTGATAAAACAGAATATCCGTCCCACAAATTTAGGATGTTTAATTTTCATTACTCTTTAAGTACTTAGGAGATACTCGTATTCATTTATCAAACAATGTGTTCACAAAGTAAGATAGCTCgctaaatttcaatttttgtttggtttacAGAACACaatgttgaataaaagttttttaaataatttaatctaCCGTACAAGGGAATTAAAAGTGTGCGGGGTGCACTATTACtgtaaaataactaattttggAAACATATTATACAACCGTCAAGACTgcagaattttatatttaataagttCCAAAGTAATAAtcgtttgaaattaaaattgctTCTGTCAAAAAAGTggtagtttttttataaattattgtatttcaCTATCGTAAATTGTTCCTCGTTGTCAtcaatgaaaggtatttattgtaattatgtACATATAAAATTTAACTATAATTACAATTACCAATATTGAAATGTAATTCTTCTGTAACATTATTATGAAGAATTAGCttcattattatgaaataatattaatacaGAACTGAGGATCATCAATAGACCAACAATAGATAAAGGGGTAGATAATCCACTATCTGGAATTTAAAGAGAACAACGAGGTAGAAAGAACAGACAACTCAGAATATTATCACAACCTTCAGTAgacaataaattttgatgattgaGACAATATACAGTAGATGTTATAAAGgaaatatgtagaaaaatagAATACACTGACAAGAAAACGGAAAATCATGGAAATAAGAgcagaaaaatcaaaagatgTTAATCAACTATAATAGTAGAAACAATTGGTTGattgatttaaatgaatattgaaatgagaaaaatcaatataGTAAGGAATAGTGGAATAATCAAGGTATATCAAAGGGAAAAAGATGGttgaaggaaaataataaaacggGAAAAAGATAAGTGAAACAAGCATAAAAATTACTGGTGatctaaatatataaagaaatattaacaaGGATGatgtaaaataaaacataagggCAATTTACTATTCATGAATTGGGAACATTTGGAATATTACATAAACTAATGGAACATAAACTATTTAAAAGTTGTCAGAATAAATAGTATTAATTTTAGATAcagacaaaataataattttcaataaaataataaagaacatAATATAAGATTATTCGAATATAATCCCGTATATTAGTGTATATGTTTTTCCTATACCCATCATTAATCGTAATGAAGTTattaatactttatttaaaaaatgtatttttgatattagtAATGTTTCATCTCCATATTCCGAACTTCCAAAAATGATAGGGGACTGATGAGGTACAAGAACGTATAAGACGCTGTTTTCATCCATAGtacagtatttaaaaaaaatgtttttacctGAAACGATGAGCATGTACAGAGAAGACAGGACAGTAGTAGGATGATCATATGTTGTGTCATTTTCTCCtgtaatgtaaaaaaaattatatatcacatgaataagaataaattaaatatatccaatattcaattcaatatccACTTCCTATTATTCCATATCGTGATAATCTAGTATTATCATAATCACCTTAACAATGCATTCCCAAGTAGcacaaataatttctttaacGAAACATAACCGTTTACATAATAGTTTTCGGAAGCTGAATGGTGCTCAAAATAGTTAGAAACACttttatacattatttgaaTAGCTCTTATTCATTTGAATAGGATCATTTTACTCGATCGTTCATCTTGAGCTAGTCAAATAATCACAAAAGACtagttttttaacgaaaaataacTGTTTCCATAAGTTTTCGGAAGCTGATTGGTGCTCAAAATTGCTATAAACAcgtttatatattatttgaatagcTCTTATTCATCTGAATAGAACCGTTTTACTCGACTGTTTATATTGGGGTGGTCAAATATtcacaaaagaacaattataCAATGCGGTTTATATGtatagaataaattcaattttagcttTCTTATTTAGTATGtgaaaaaaacatgaaacaagtcgatttttattctaaaattgacaataatttaCGGTATgaagagaaaattaatttttaagatgtaaaattttgatattatctctatcacaaaactttacgtagaatgaagataataatacCGCAAGTTACATATGGAGTAACAGCTGataacatataataaatgtGATGACTTCGCGGAAACgtggaagataataaaaactgcatttcttttaataattcattctctgttctaactttacttataaacatatattgtaattgtaatttttgtttttaaaaatccaaattcgaagttttaacatataattggcgcagtcagtaggatacgCACGGGTTTCGGAAGTGAACAGTTTCGCATTGTGCCGGAAGTGAAATTCGGGACCTTGGAGTTTCTACACCTTAAGTGCGTATTACGAACTTAAAAAACTTTCGAAGTTGTGGCAACAGGAGCAGGGAATCAAGAAAAGGAGCAGGAAAGCAGAGCGCTCGAATCGGCGAACAATCTGTAAGTGCCTTTTCCTTTTTACCTTTCCAAACCCCTCTGTATAAGGATTTTGGTAAAgattgttaaattttgttcattgcgaataaattgcttattataataattaattttaatttattttcatgagcgatattgatgaaataattaacggaatttcaaatataggattagacaacaaaaataatattaacactcaacggaatattaataaacaattcactaattctttcaaatcaataaattcaactttaaatatgCCTGAGATGAACTGGGATCTTTTAAAGTCtagaattgataatattaaaccGTGTGACGGTAACAGTAACacgttaaataaatttctaattaggTGTGAAGACCTCATTAATGATTATCGGCAATTTAATGATGCACAATTATCTAAACACATATTCCAATCAGTTCAAGAAAAACTTATAGATAAAGCAGAAATATTAGTAGGTAATCGTGCTGAGTTAACAGATTGGCCGAGATTGAAAGAAGCCCTGATTCAGTGTTTCGCTGATCGTAGAAATATTGACTGTTTAGTACAAGAACTCACTAGAATGAAACCATTTAGGAACGATCCATTGATGAACTTTGGAAGtcgaattcaattattaagaagTAGTATAGCAcagaaaattagtaataatccTAACATAACTAACGCGGAAAAAGTGTGCCAAATAAACCATTATGATAAAACTGCACTTAGTACTTTTATAGCAGGTTGTAGTGGTACCTTAAGAAATAACTTGCATCTTAAAAATCCAGCCTCACTGGAAGATGCAATGGCCTATCTGAAcgaatttgaaaactttgaaaaattatatggcAATCTAAATGACAATAACCGAGCAACGACGTCCAGATTTAATAGTAATTATCGACAACCTTATTCACAACCAAGATACTATCCTGAAAACCAAACAACAACAACCCTATCATTCCGTTGACAATAATAAACCAGTTAATCAATTCCCCAGTCAACCTATTAACATCCAACCTAGACAAATGCCCCCCAGACAATACCCGACGAACAAATAAGTATTCGGACCTCCACAAAACGTTTTCAGACCAAACTAAAAACCCATGCACCAACTTCCTAAACCAACACCTATGTCAACGACTTCAAGAAATTCTTCCACATTATCACAAAGACAAAGATGgccaaataataacaattataattgaaatcaacaatttcgaaattctggacagaattcaaattttacttCCGAAGAGCTATTCACAAACGATTACGACCAATCAGACGAACAACATTACTATCAGAACCAAAATACGGACGATAATGACCAAAATCAAATGTACTATAACTATGACAagacagaaaatgaaaattttatccaaacGAGCCAACAACAAGGAATACCTTAGTAGAAATTAACATCTCAACAGAAAACGCATTACCTTACATAGAAATTAATAATcccaaattaaaattacttatagATACCGGTAGTTCACGTTCAATTATTAAACctgatattatagaaaaaacttatcCAAATTCCGTTGATCGAATCAATGCACAAATTAAGACAGCTTTGGGTAGTCGAGATATTGTATATCAATCAACACTTAGAGCATTTCCTGAATTTCAGAATCCAAACTATTTCATCTCCTTTCTATTATTTGATTTCCACGAATATTTCGATGGTATTATAGGAATAAATGATTTAAGAAATATGAACTTTAATATTGatcttataaataacaaattaataggaCCAAATACTGAGATACCTCTCAGATATAAACGGAAAGAAAACTCAAACATATTATTCTCAGTAGAaccacaacaaaaaattttaaagaagttacctgtttctatttttaatggagaaatattgataaatggaGGTAAAATAGGACCATTATATATACCGCAAATTTTGACTGATGCCAGAAACGGATTTGCTCTTGTAGAAATCCAAAACAAAACAGATCAAACAATTTCAGTTAATCTTAAAGAACCTTTAGAAGTAgagtcatttgaaaaaactagttATGATACCTTTAATGTTAATtcgtttctaaatttaaataacgaagacaataataaatcaaaaaaaatatcgatatatcacAATTAATTAGGACAAACCACATGAACGCGGAAGAAAAAGCTGAAATTTTAAAgcttattcgaaaattttcagaCATCTTCTTTAAACCGGGTGATAAATTATCCTTCACGGCAAGAACAAAACACGAAATTAAAACGACCGACGAAATTCCTATACATTGTAAATCGTACAGATATCCCTATATtcataaacaagaaataaataaccaGATAGATGAAATGCTGGGTAAAGGCATAATACGGCCCTCAACTTCACCATGGTCATCCCCTATTTGgatagtcaataaaaaagaagaccaatcggggaaacaaaaatatcgtCTAGTCATCGATTATCGGAAACTCAACGAAAAAACGATCCCAGATCGATATCCGATACCAAATATTAATTCGATTCTCGACAAACTGGGAAgatcaaactatttttcaactattgacCTTTGGGCTGGTTTTCATCAAATCCAAATggacaaaaatacaaaaattccaTACCAAAAACAGCTTTTACTGTCGATAACGGCCATTATGAGTTTCTTAGAATGCCGTTTGGGTTAAGAAACTCGCCATCCACTTTTCAACGTGTTATGGATGAAATTTTA
The genomic region above belongs to Diorhabda carinulata isolate Delta chromosome 9, icDioCari1.1, whole genome shotgun sequence and contains:
- the LOC130898104 gene encoding uncharacterized protein LOC130898104; this translates as MPEMNWDLLKSRIDNIKPCDGNSNTLNKFLIRCEDLINDYRQFNDAQLSKHIFQSVQEKLIDKAEILVGNRAELTDWPRLKEALIQCFADRRNIDCLVQELTRMKPFRNDPLMNFGSRIQLLRSSIAQKISNNPNITNAEKVCQINHYDKTALSTFIAGCSGTLRNNLHLKNPASLEDAMAYLNEFENFEKLYGNLNDNNRATTSRFNSNYRQPYSQPRYYPENQTTTTLSFR